GGCCATCGAGCTGCTCAGCCAGCCGGCAAATCCTTGAGTTTGTTCGCGCAGCGCGCGCTTCATTCAAGGCTTGTGCGCCGGGCGTGGGTTGGATTAGGAAAGCAGCCGCATGACGGCATCGGCCCAGGCTGGCGCGGCCAGTGGTGTGCCACCTCTCACCTCCGGTCAGCGGATCGAGGTGGAGGTGGAGGATCTCGCCTTTGGGGGGGAAGGCGTGGCGCGCTGTCAGGATTTCGTGGTGTTCATCCCGTTCGTCATTCCCGGAGAGCGGGTGCGGGTGGAGGTGGTGGAGGTGAAAAAGAACTTCGCGCGCGCCCGTTTGCTCGAGGTGATGGCGCCTTCGCCTGCACGGGTGGCGCCTCCGTGTCCTTACTTTGGAGATTGCGGTGGCTGCCAGTATCAACACATCCAATACGCGCGGCAGTTGGAGCTGAAACACAAGCAGGTGATGGATTTGCTGGAGCGGATTGGGGGGGTGACCCGTGCGCAGGTGGAGCCGGTGGCTGCGTGTCCGCAGCCTTACGGTTATCGGAACCGGATCATGGTGCGCAGCCAGTGGAACAAACAGGCGCAACGGCTGGTGCTGGGGTATCTGGGGGCGGACAACCGGCGGGTGGTGGACGTGGAGCAGTGTCTGATCGCAGATCCACGTTTGAATGAGCAATTGCTGGAGGCCCGCCGCCATCCGCCGCCGCGAGGGGGGCTGAAAGTGGTGCTGCGGCTGGAGCCGGAAGGCTGGGAGGTGCCGCCGGACAGTTTCTTTCAAACCAATTTTCATGCCCTGCCGCTGCTGGTGGAGGCGGTGCGGCGGTGTTTGCAGGAGGGGGGCGCAGAGTATCTGGTGGATGCCTATTGCGGGGTGGGCTTTTTTGCGCTGTCGTGTGCGGACCTGGTCCAACATTTTCTGGGGGTGGAGGTGGATGTGGCGGCGGTGCGTGCCGCGCGGCGCAACGCCCGGCAACGGGACATCCGGAATGGTGAATTTTTCGCGGCGCGGACGGAGGACTTGTTGCCTGATATTCTCCTGCGTTACGCGCCGGAGCGGACGGCGGTGGTGCTGGATCCGCCGCGCACGGGGTGTCCGGCGCCCAGTTTGGAGCTCTTGCGCCGGCAGCGGGTGCGGCAGATTATCTACATCTCGTGCCATCCGGCTGCGCTGGCGCGGGATTTGAACATCCTGTGTGCCGGGGGTGTCTATGAGTTGGTGCGGGTGCGGCCGGTGGATATGTTTCCTCAAACCCAACACGTGGAATGTGTGGCCGATTTGCGCTGGCGCGGCGGGGGCGGGTGATGGTTTTTGGTTTTGCCTTTTGCTTCAACATGATTTCAACTGGGGCGGCACATGACTACTGATACCGAACAATGGGCGCCTTTGCCGGGGGCGTTTGCGCGGCGGGTTCTACCCTGGCTGGCGCTGGCAGGGGGGCTGGCGCTTTATTTGGTGACGTTGAATCCATGGGTCACGCTGGAAAGTTTGCCGCAGTGGGCGCGGGTAGCCGGGTGGGTATGGCAGCCGCCGGTGACCGAGCCGTTGACG
The nucleotide sequence above comes from Verrucomicrobiia bacterium. Encoded proteins:
- a CDS encoding class I SAM-dependent RNA methyltransferase, which encodes MTASAQAGAASGVPPLTSGQRIEVEVEDLAFGGEGVARCQDFVVFIPFVIPGERVRVEVVEVKKNFARARLLEVMAPSPARVAPPCPYFGDCGGCQYQHIQYARQLELKHKQVMDLLERIGGVTRAQVEPVAACPQPYGYRNRIMVRSQWNKQAQRLVLGYLGADNRRVVDVEQCLIADPRLNEQLLEARRHPPPRGGLKVVLRLEPEGWEVPPDSFFQTNFHALPLLVEAVRRCLQEGGAEYLVDAYCGVGFFALSCADLVQHFLGVEVDVAAVRAARRNARQRDIRNGEFFAARTEDLLPDILLRYAPERTAVVLDPPRTGCPAPSLELLRRQRVRQIIYISCHPAALARDLNILCAGGVYELVRVRPVDMFPQTQHVECVADLRWRGGGG